From Pseudomonadota bacterium, one genomic window encodes:
- a CDS encoding FAD-dependent oxidoreductase, with the protein MSSDVIGAVLVVGGGIAGIQASLDLANSGYLVHLVEKSQAIGGAMSALDKTFPTNDCSMCILAPYLVTAGRHPNIELLTNSELLELTGEKGNFSALVRTNPRYIDLLKCTSCGECAKVCPVILPNGYEQNLSERKAAYKQYAQAIPGAYAIQKTDKAPCRLACPAGLNVQGYVQMVGQGKYKEALQIIMEDLPLPGVLGRICPHGCEDACRRCDVDNPVAIRSLKRLAADKFDPRQIEIKTLPKREEKVAIIGSGPAGLSAAYHLAKKGVLSTIYEALPKAGGMLRVGIPEHRLPRYILDNEIELITNLGVEIKTNTPLGSDLTIDDLFTQGYKSVYIAIGAHKGFDLGVPGEKAEGVRQGVDFLKEVNLTGKTQVAKNIAIIGGGNVAIDVARCAVRLGAEKVNIIYRRTRAEMPAWEEEIHAAETEGAEITYLAAPQEILTSDGKVVGLRCIRMELGEPDSSGRRRPVPVVGSEYDIEIDQLIPAIGQKPDSSVLENIPGIDFSKWGTVETDSVTYVTGRKGVFAGGDVQTGPWVAIGAIAAGREAAESIVRYLDGIDMAEGREAIINENPVYRPIPKGEPKKSRIEMPELAAEKRAGNFKEVELGYCEEDGAAEAGRCLNCGYCCECNQCVDACLANAVDHSQKAEEKQINIGSVILCAGTDTFDPSTLDEFYHYNTNPDVLTSLEFERILSASGPTMGHLVRMSDHKEPKKIAWLQCVGSRDNNHCGNGYCSSVCCMYAVKEAVVAKEHSGGNLDCAIFYMDMRTNGKEFERFYNNAKDKHGVRFINSRMHSIESVPEIGDLSIRYVTGCGETIIETFDQIVLSVGLEISKETMDLAKRLGVETTEGNFCKTSALEPVSSSKEGVYVCGAFQGPKDIPQSVIDASAAAAMAGKDLSSARDTLTKVKQVTPEINVADKAPRIGVFVCHCGINIGSVVNVPEVVKYAQQLPGVVFSSDTLFTCSQDSQENIRKAVSEQNLNRVIVAACTPRTHEALFQQTIQEAGLNPYLFEFANIRDQNAWVHQKDPESATQKAKDLVRMAVARSALLEPITPIQIEVNHDALVIGGGIAGMSAALNLADQGFKTYLIEKSSELGGQALVHAVNTWQGDNVPAFLSKINDQVTNHKNIEVLLESDIQSIDGFVGNFTTSVNSAQKEREINHGVVILATGAAPLETDEYLYGQSDRVMKWHELDSMFESHPEIFKETRSIAFIQCVGSREPARPYCSKICCTASVRSAIAIKGKKPDMNIYIIYRDMRTFGLREELYKKAREMGVIFIRYNVDEKPVVKRDGDEGLIITIKDHILNTPLKISVDYVNLATAIVPPDDRKSLAQMLKVPLTEEGFYMEAHIKLRPVDFSTDGVFVAGLAHYPKPIEESIAQAQAAAGRAAIILNKSTIQIEPIVSVVDEDKCIGCGLCEQSCAFGAIRLKQVLGKGYRAENYSALCKGCGVCAAGCPQKAIDMKHFRDSQILAAVCAGGTNA; encoded by the coding sequence ATGTCAAGCGATGTAATCGGCGCTGTTCTTGTTGTAGGCGGCGGTATTGCCGGGATTCAGGCATCACTGGATTTGGCCAACTCAGGTTATTTAGTCCATCTGGTTGAAAAAAGCCAGGCAATCGGCGGTGCTATGAGCGCACTGGACAAAACCTTTCCTACCAACGACTGTTCCATGTGTATTTTAGCGCCCTATCTTGTAACGGCCGGCAGACATCCGAATATTGAATTATTAACTAATTCGGAACTTCTTGAGCTTACAGGAGAAAAAGGAAACTTTTCTGCATTGGTAAGAACTAATCCGCGTTATATAGACCTTTTAAAATGTACGAGCTGCGGAGAATGCGCCAAAGTATGTCCGGTAATATTACCCAATGGATATGAACAAAATCTTTCCGAAAGAAAAGCTGCTTATAAGCAATACGCACAGGCCATCCCCGGAGCATACGCCATACAGAAAACCGATAAGGCCCCGTGCAGGCTTGCATGTCCGGCAGGGCTTAATGTCCAGGGTTATGTCCAGATGGTTGGCCAGGGCAAATATAAAGAGGCCCTTCAGATCATTATGGAAGATCTGCCTTTGCCCGGTGTTTTGGGAAGAATATGTCCTCACGGATGTGAAGACGCCTGCCGCAGGTGCGATGTCGATAATCCTGTTGCGATACGAAGTCTCAAACGTCTTGCTGCTGATAAATTCGATCCAAGACAAATCGAGATCAAAACTCTTCCCAAAAGAGAAGAAAAGGTTGCTATCATAGGGTCAGGTCCGGCTGGGCTTTCTGCTGCATATCATCTTGCGAAAAAAGGTGTGCTTTCCACAATTTACGAAGCTCTGCCCAAAGCAGGAGGTATGCTAAGAGTCGGTATACCGGAACACAGACTTCCAAGATATATTTTAGACAATGAAATAGAACTAATAACAAACCTTGGTGTTGAAATTAAAACCAATACTCCTCTTGGTTCCGATCTAACCATAGATGATCTTTTTACACAGGGCTATAAATCCGTTTATATAGCAATAGGAGCGCACAAGGGGTTTGATCTTGGCGTTCCCGGAGAAAAAGCCGAAGGTGTCCGTCAGGGTGTTGATTTCTTAAAAGAAGTAAATCTTACCGGAAAAACACAGGTCGCTAAAAATATTGCTATCATAGGCGGCGGTAATGTGGCGATAGATGTTGCCCGATGCGCTGTAAGACTTGGGGCCGAAAAGGTTAATATAATCTACAGAAGAACCCGTGCTGAAATGCCTGCATGGGAAGAAGAAATTCATGCTGCTGAGACCGAAGGAGCCGAAATAACATATCTTGCAGCCCCTCAGGAAATATTGACTTCAGACGGCAAGGTTGTCGGGTTGCGCTGTATCCGCATGGAACTCGGAGAACCGGATTCATCAGGAAGAAGAAGACCTGTTCCGGTTGTCGGAAGTGAGTATGACATTGAAATAGACCAGCTCATTCCGGCGATAGGCCAGAAACCGGATTCATCTGTGCTTGAGAATATTCCCGGAATAGATTTTTCGAAATGGGGAACAGTTGAAACAGATTCTGTAACATATGTCACCGGCCGCAAAGGTGTTTTTGCAGGCGGCGATGTTCAGACAGGCCCATGGGTTGCCATAGGAGCAATTGCAGCCGGAAGAGAAGCAGCCGAATCCATTGTAAGGTATCTGGATGGAATAGACATGGCCGAAGGCCGTGAAGCTATAATAAATGAAAATCCTGTTTACAGGCCCATACCAAAAGGCGAGCCCAAAAAATCAAGAATTGAAATGCCTGAGCTTGCTGCTGAAAAACGGGCGGGTAATTTCAAGGAAGTTGAGCTTGGTTACTGTGAAGAGGATGGAGCCGCTGAAGCCGGTAGATGTCTTAACTGCGGTTATTGCTGCGAGTGTAATCAGTGCGTAGACGCCTGTCTTGCAAATGCTGTTGATCACAGTCAGAAAGCTGAAGAAAAACAAATTAATATTGGTTCCGTTATACTTTGTGCAGGAACCGATACTTTTGATCCTTCGACTCTTGATGAATTCTATCATTATAATACCAATCCGGATGTGCTTACCAGTCTTGAATTTGAGAGAATCTTAAGCGCATCAGGTCCTACAATGGGTCATCTTGTAAGAATGTCGGATCATAAAGAACCAAAAAAAATAGCCTGGCTGCAATGTGTCGGGTCGAGAGATAACAACCACTGCGGAAACGGGTATTGCTCTTCCGTATGCTGCATGTATGCGGTCAAGGAAGCTGTAGTCGCCAAGGAACATTCCGGCGGTAATCTTGATTGTGCCATTTTTTATATGGATATGCGAACAAACGGCAAGGAATTTGAGCGTTTCTACAACAATGCCAAAGACAAACACGGAGTACGTTTTATAAACAGCAGGATGCATTCCATTGAATCGGTTCCCGAAATCGGAGATTTAAGCATTCGCTACGTTACAGGATGCGGCGAGACAATAATAGAAACATTTGACCAAATTGTGTTGTCAGTTGGTCTTGAAATTTCAAAAGAAACAATGGATCTGGCGAAACGGCTGGGTGTTGAAACAACCGAAGGCAATTTCTGCAAGACCAGTGCGCTTGAACCGGTAAGTTCTTCAAAAGAAGGTGTTTATGTGTGCGGTGCTTTTCAGGGTCCAAAAGATATTCCGCAGTCGGTTATCGATGCCAGCGCTGCTGCGGCAATGGCCGGAAAAGATTTAAGTTCTGCAAGAGATACTCTTACAAAGGTCAAACAGGTTACGCCTGAAATCAATGTGGCTGATAAGGCTCCCCGTATCGGAGTATTTGTCTGCCACTGCGGCATTAATATCGGCAGTGTTGTAAACGTACCAGAAGTTGTAAAATACGCCCAACAGTTGCCGGGCGTGGTCTTTTCATCGGACACGCTTTTTACCTGCTCTCAGGATTCTCAGGAGAACATAAGAAAGGCTGTTTCCGAACAAAATCTGAACCGGGTGATAGTAGCAGCATGTACACCCAGAACCCATGAAGCGCTTTTCCAGCAGACTATTCAGGAAGCAGGGCTAAATCCCTATCTTTTTGAATTTGCCAACATCAGGGATCAGAATGCCTGGGTACATCAGAAAGATCCGGAAAGCGCCACTCAAAAAGCAAAAGATCTTGTACGCATGGCAGTAGCGAGGTCGGCGTTATTAGAGCCTATTACCCCCATTCAGATCGAAGTCAATCACGATGCTCTTGTTATCGGCGGAGGTATAGCAGGAATGAGCGCAGCTCTGAACCTGGCCGATCAGGGTTTTAAAACCTATCTGATAGAAAAATCTTCGGAGCTGGGCGGACAGGCGCTTGTTCATGCCGTAAACACCTGGCAGGGAGATAATGTGCCCGCCTTTTTATCCAAAATAAATGACCAGGTTACAAACCATAAAAACATAGAGGTTTTGCTGGAATCAGACATACAAAGCATTGACGGATTTGTAGGTAATTTCACAACAAGTGTTAACTCGGCTCAAAAAGAACGCGAAATTAATCATGGTGTGGTTATTCTTGCAACAGGAGCAGCCCCCCTTGAAACCGATGAATACCTTTATGGCCAAAGTGACCGTGTGATGAAATGGCATGAACTTGATTCAATGTTTGAAAGCCATCCTGAAATTTTTAAAGAAACCCGCTCGATAGCATTCATCCAGTGTGTAGGTTCCCGTGAGCCGGCCAGACCTTACTGCTCAAAGATCTGCTGCACCGCATCAGTACGAAGCGCTATAGCAATCAAGGGAAAAAAGCCGGATATGAATATTTACATCATCTATCGGGATATGCGCACCTTTGGTTTGCGGGAAGAGCTGTATAAGAAGGCAAGGGAAATGGGTGTTATATTTATCCGCTACAATGTGGATGAAAAGCCTGTTGTTAAAAGAGATGGGGATGAAGGGCTGATTATTACCATAAAAGACCATATCCTTAATACACCTCTTAAAATTTCTGTCGATTACGTTAATCTTGCAACTGCCATTGTACCTCCGGATGACCGGAAATCTTTGGCTCAGATGTTGAAAGTACCGCTAACCGAAGAAGGCTTTTATATGGAAGCCCACATAAAACTAAGACCGGTTGATTTTTCAACAGATGGCGTCTTTGTGGCAGGGCTTGCTCATTATCCCAAACCTATTGAAGAATCCATTGCCCAGGCCCAGGCGGCCGCCGGACGCGCAGCTATTATTCTGAACAAATCCACTATACAAATAGAACCTATTGTTTCCGTGGTGGATGAGGATAAATGCATAGGCTGCGGTTTATGCGAACAGTCCTGCGCCTTTGGCGCCATAAGGCTGAAACAGGTGCTTGGCAAGGGGTATCGAGCTGAAAATTATTCAGCGCTTTGCAAAGGTTGCGGAGTTTGTGCTGCGGGTT